In Spodoptera frugiperda isolate SF20-4 chromosome 13, AGI-APGP_CSIRO_Sfru_2.0, whole genome shotgun sequence, the following are encoded in one genomic region:
- the LOC118270279 gene encoding myosin regulatory light chain 2, translating to MADKDKKVKKKKAKEDAPAEEAPAAAAPAATGGSDRQSSRGSRKAKRTGSNVFSMFSQKQVAEFKEAFQLMDHDKDGIIGKNDLRATFDSLGRLASEKELDDMVGEASGPINFTQLLTLFANRMSGGSDEDDVVINAFKTFDDEGKIDSERLRHALMTWGDKFSADEVDEAYDQMDIDDKGFIDTAKLISMLTASAEEEEGGEAA from the exons ATG GCGGATAAAGATAAGAAAGTAAAGAAGAAGAAGGCAAAGGAAGATGCACCAGCAGAAGAGGCGCCAGCTGCAGCTGCGCCCGCCGCCACTGGTGGCAGCGACAGGCAGTCGTCGCGTGGCAGCCGCAAGGCCAAGCGCACCGGCTCCAATGTCTTCTCCATGTTCTCACAGAAGCAGGTCGCTGAGTTCAAGGAG GCCTTCCAGCTAATGGACCACGACAAGGATGGCATCATCGGCAAGAACGACTTGCGCGCCACCTTCGACTCGCTCGGCAGGCTGGCGTCAGAGAAGGAGCTCGACGATATGGTTGGTGAGGCTTCCGGCCCCATCAATTTCACCCAGCTCCTGACCCTCTTCGCGAACCGCATGTCCGGCGGCTCCGACGAGGATGACGTCGTCATCAACGCCTTCAAGACCTTCGACGACGAGGGCAAGATCGACTCCGAAAGGCTCAGGCACGCCCTCATGACCTGGGGCGACAAGTTCTCCGCCGACGAGGTCGACGAAGCGTACGACCAGATGGACATTGACGACAAAGGCTTCATCGACACCGCGAAGCTGATCTCCATGCTCACCGCCAGCGCGGAGGAGGAGGAGGGCGGCGAGGCCGCGTAA